The genomic region CCCGGGGTGAGGGCGGCGCCCGACTGGAGAACAGATCCGGCGAGCCGGCGGCGAACCCGTATCTCTACATCGCCTCGCAGGTGGTCAGCGGGATGGACGGGATGGCCCGGCGGCTCGACCCCGGCCCGCCGACCACCGACCCGTACGACACCGGAGCCCGCGGTCTGCCCGGCTCGCTCGGCCAGGCGCTGAACGCGCTCGACGCGGACCCGGTCTTCGCCAAGGCGCTCGGCCAGGACGTCGTCTCCTGGTTCACCACGATCAAACGCGCGGAGTTCGCGCGCTACCTGGCGCATGTCTCGGACTGGGAGCAACGCGAGTACTTCGACCTCGTCTGACCGCATCCCGGCCCCCACGGCCGGCCCACACCTCACGGAAGACGCCATGACCACGTTCAAGGCCCAACCCGCGCCGCTGGAACCCTTCCTCGTCGACGGCCGGTGGATCGCTCCCGGCGACCGCCGGACGTTCCCCGTCGTCGATCCCGCCTCGGAAACCGTCCTGAGCCGGGTCGCACAGGCCACGCCGCGGGATGTCGACGACGCCGTGGCCGCGGCCGCCCGGGCGCACGAGGACGGCCGTTGGCGCGGTCTGCCGGTCGCTGAGCGGAGCCGGGTGCTGCACCGGATCGCCGAACTGATCGAGGAGCACGCCGAGGAACTGGCGGTGCTGGAAACCCGCGACAACGGCAAACCCGTCGAACGCTCGCGCGCCGACACCGCGATGAGCGCCAGGACGTTCCGTCACTTCGCGGGCGCCCCCGCCCGGCTGACCGGCACGGTCGTGCCCCTGGACCCGGGACACCACGTCTACACGGTGCCCGAGCCCGTCGGGGTGGCCGCGCTGATCCTGCCGTGGAACTTCCCCATCATGACCGGCTGCTTCAAGCTGGCCCCCGCACTCGCCGCGGGCTGCACCGTCGTGGTCAAGCCCGCCGAACAGACCCCGCTGACCATGCTGCGCGTCGCCGCCCTGTGCGAAGAGGCGGGCCTGCCGGCAGGCGTGCTGAACGTACTCACCGGCGACGGCGAGGTGGGTGCCGCGCTCACCGCGCACCCGGGTGTGGCCAAGGTGTCCTTCACCGGCTCCACCGAGGTCGGCCGGCTGGTGATGGGCGCCGCCGCCCCCACCGTCAAGCGCCTCACCCTGGAACTCGGCGGCAAGAGCCCCAACATCGTCTTCGCCGACGCCGACCTGGACGCCGCCGTCATCACCGCCATGCGGGCCGCCTTCGGCCACTCCGGGCAGATGTGCACGGCCGGCAGCAGACTGCTGGTCCAGCGCTCCGTCCTGGCGGAGATGGAGGAGCGCCTGGCCGCCGCGGTGCGCAAGGTCCCCGTCGGCAACGGCCTGGACGGCGGGATCACCGTCGGTCCGCTGGTCTCGGAGGAACAGCGGGCCAAGGTCCTGTCGTACGTCGAGGCCGGTGTCGCCGAGGGTGCGAAACTGGTGACCGGTGGCCAAGTACCGGACCGGCCGGGCTACTTCGTCGAACCGGCGCTGTTCACGGACGTCACCAACAGCATGCGGATCGCCCGCGAGGAGATCTTCGGCCCCGTGGTGGGAGTGATCCCCTTCGAGGACGACGACGAAGCCGTCGCCATCGGCAACGACACCTCCTACGGGCTCGCCGCCGGAGTCTGGACCAGGGACCTCTCCCGCGCCCACCGCATGGCCGCGCGGCTGCGCGCCGGAACGGTGTGGATCAACACCTACAACATCTTCGACCCGGCACTGCCCTTCGGTGGACTCGGCGACTCGGGCCTGGGCCGGGACCTGGGCGACGACGCCCTGTACTCCTACTGCGAGCGCAAGGCGGTGGTCGTCGCCCTATGAGTACCGACACCGCGGTTCCCAGCCCCCCGCCGACACCTCGGAGTCCGGCACTCGACATCGAGGCACTGCGCGCCGCCACCCCCGGTATGCGCCACGCCCGCCACATGAACGCCGCCGGGGCGGCCCTGCCCAGCGCGGCGACGCTGGCCGCCGTCACCGACCACCTGCACCTGGAGTCGCTGCTCGGCGGCTACGAGGCGGCCGAGGCGCTGGCCGACCGCACGGAGCGGGTGTACCACTCGGCGGCCCGGCTGATCGGTGCCGCGCCGCAGGACATCGCCCTGGTGGACAGCGCCTCCACCGCCTGGCAGCGGGCGCTGGGAGCCTTGCGGCTCAAGGCGGGCGACCGGGTCCTGGCATCGCCGTCCACTTACGTCAGCTCCGCCCTGCACCTGCTGGAGATGCGGGACTCGCACGGCATCGTGCTGGAGGTACTGCCGGCCGACGCGAGCGGACAGGTCGACCTCGGCGCACTGGAGACGGCCCTGCGCGAGCCGGCCGCGCTCGTGACCATCGCCCATGTCCCCACGTCCTCCGGGCTGGTGGAACCGGTGGCCGCCGTGGGCGCGCTGGCCGCCCGCGCGGGGGTGCCGCTGCTGCTGGACGCGACGCAGTCGCTCGGCCAACTCCCGGTCGACGTCCAGGAGATGCACTGCGGCATCGTCGTCGCCACCGGCCGCAAGTTCCTGCGCGGGCCGCGGGGCACGGGTCTGCTGTACGTCGACCCCGAGCTGCGGGCGAGAACCAGGCCCGCCGCT from Streptomyces sp. NBC_00878 harbors:
- a CDS encoding aldehyde dehydrogenase; this encodes MTTFKAQPAPLEPFLVDGRWIAPGDRRTFPVVDPASETVLSRVAQATPRDVDDAVAAAARAHEDGRWRGLPVAERSRVLHRIAELIEEHAEELAVLETRDNGKPVERSRADTAMSARTFRHFAGAPARLTGTVVPLDPGHHVYTVPEPVGVAALILPWNFPIMTGCFKLAPALAAGCTVVVKPAEQTPLTMLRVAALCEEAGLPAGVLNVLTGDGEVGAALTAHPGVAKVSFTGSTEVGRLVMGAAAPTVKRLTLELGGKSPNIVFADADLDAAVITAMRAAFGHSGQMCTAGSRLLVQRSVLAEMEERLAAAVRKVPVGNGLDGGITVGPLVSEEQRAKVLSYVEAGVAEGAKLVTGGQVPDRPGYFVEPALFTDVTNSMRIAREEIFGPVVGVIPFEDDDEAVAIGNDTSYGLAAGVWTRDLSRAHRMAARLRAGTVWINTYNIFDPALPFGGLGDSGLGRDLGDDALYSYCERKAVVVAL